One Gammaproteobacteria bacterium genomic window, TTGCTGTCCTTTCGGGGCGGGATTCGAACCGTCGCGGAGGGCATTGAAGCCAGATGCGGATTGTAATGTAATTGACTGAATTTATTAATTGCCGGGTTGACAAAAGTCCTGACTTTTATCAAACAGGGGCAGACCGGCCTCCCCTCCGGATTGTGGCTCCGCCGGCAGGCCGAAGTGCAGATAAGCGTGGCGTGTCACCACCCGGCCGCGGGCAGTGCGCATCATAAAGCCCTGCTGGATCAGAAAGGGTTCCAGCACGTCTTCGATGGTGCCGCGCTCTTCACCGATGGCAGCCGCCAGACTGTCCACCCCCACCGGTCCCCCGTCAAATTTTTCAATGATGGCCAGCAACAGTTTGCGGTCCATGAGATCGAAACCCTGTTGGTCCACATCCAACAGGTCCAGGGCGCTGTCCGCCACCCCGGCGGAGATGCGCCCGCCGGCTTTCACCTCGGCGTAATCGCGCACCCGGCGCAACAGGCGGTTGGCGATACGGGGTGTGCCACGGGAGCGCCGGGCGATTTGCTCCGCCCCGCCCCGCTCCAGTTCCACTCCCAAGATGCGGGCGGAGCGTTGCACAATGGCGATCAGGTCTTCCACGCCGTAGAACTCCAGGCGCTGAACGATGCCGAAGCGGTCCCGCAGCGGCGAGGTCAGCAGACCGGCGCGGGTGGTGGCCCCCACCAGGGTGAAGGGCGGTAAATCCAGCTTGATGGAGCGCGCGGCGGGGCCTTCGCCGATCATGATGTCGAGTTGGTAGTCCTCCATGGCCGGGTAGAGCACTTCTTCCACCACGGGGCTTAAGCGGTGAATCTCGTCCACAAACAGTACATCGTGGGCTTCCAGGTTGGTGAGGATGGCGGCCAGGTCACCGGGCCGTTCCAGCACGGGGCCGGCGCTGTGGCGCAAATTCACGCCCAATTCCATGGCGATAATATGGGCGAGGGTGGTTTTTCCCAGTCCAGGAGGGCCAAAAATTAATGTGTGATCAAGTGCTTCAGATCGTTTCTTCGCGGCCTGTATGAAGATGCCCATCTGTTCGCGCACCGTCGGCTGACCTACGTAGTCCACCAGTTTCTTGGGACGGATGGCCCGGTCCAGAGCCTCGTCGTCAGTGCTGGCAGCAGGGGCAATGATACGGTCGGTGCTCATTTAAGCGCGGTCTTCTGACGGGAAGAGGGGTGGACGATCCGTCTCGTTCACTTCTTTTGATTCTGTGGCGATCCCACACACCGCATTGTACTGCAACAGGGTACCGGGTCGCGGCCGGGGGGCCGCTCCGGCGGCGGAAAGGCGGTGCGGGTGGGAACGTATTCCCGCCATTTCAGTTTTCTGCTTTCAGTTTGAGTGCGCGCCGGATCAGTTCCTCGCAGGCCAAACCCTCTTCCCTCACATCGCGCACCATACGGCTGGCCTCCGCCGGCTTGTAACCCAGAGCGATGAGGGCGCTGACCGCGTCTTCCACAGGAGTGGGCGCACCCGCGGGGCCGGAGGCTGTCGCCGGTGCGGCAA contains:
- the ruvB gene encoding Holliday junction branch migration DNA helicase RuvB, which encodes MSTDRIIAPAASTDDEALDRAIRPKKLVDYVGQPTVREQMGIFIQAAKKRSEALDHTLIFGPPGLGKTTLAHIIAMELGVNLRHSAGPVLERPGDLAAILTNLEAHDVLFVDEIHRLSPVVEEVLYPAMEDYQLDIMIGEGPAARSIKLDLPPFTLVGATTRAGLLTSPLRDRFGIVQRLEFYGVEDLIAIVQRSARILGVELERGGAEQIARRSRGTPRIANRLLRRVRDYAEVKAGGRISAGVADSALDLLDVDQQGFDLMDRKLLLAIIEKFDGGPVGVDSLAAAIGEERGTIEDVLEPFLIQQGFMMRTARGRVVTRHAYLHFGLPAEPQSGGEAGLPLFDKSQDFCQPGN